A window of Cryptomeria japonica chromosome 3, Sugi_1.0, whole genome shotgun sequence contains these coding sequences:
- the LOC131033750 gene encoding chaperone protein dnaJ 8, chloroplastic yields the protein MAVAVGKVVGASWNSNPMFGRKDGEDKKLCPRRNIRAMASVSCGKLKEEYKLLRLKPSASEKDVKKAYRQLALEYHPDVCKRENCGVTFHKINEAYQIVMSTLMEVNKEEEYYADDGYMGFDEWEDWMGFEGGCPSRDYSNHINYYT from the exons ATGGCTGTTGCAGTTGGAAAGGTTGTGGGTGCCAGTTGGAATTCCAATCCCatgtttggaagaaaagatgggGAAGACAAAAAATTGTGTCCCAGAAGAAATATTAGGGCAATGGCGTCTGTTAGTTGTGGGAAGCTGAAAGAGGAGTATAAGTTACTTAGATTGAAACCCAGTGCCAGCGAAAAGGATGTCAAGAAAGCTTATCGACAGCTTGCCTTGGAG TATCATCCTGATGTCTGTAAAAGAGAGAATTGTGGAGTAACGTTTCACAAGATCAATGAGGCCTATCAG ATTGTGATGTCTACTCTGATGGAGGTAAATAAGGAAGAAGAGTACTATGCTGATGATGGTTACATGGGCTTCGATGAATGGGAAGATTGGATGGGATTTGAAGGTGGTTGTCCAAGCAGAGATTATTCCAATCATATTAACTATTATACCTGA